The region CGGGCGAACCTGGCGAATGGATTCTGCGACATCTCACACCTCACAGGGTCATTACCACTGCGAGTCCCGTTTATGCCTATTTTGCATCCCAAGAGAATCCAGGGGAACGCCCCTCCCGATATGCCCGGAGACCTTCGGCCAATTCGCCGCTCTCGCGAGCCTCCCGCTGCCAGGCGAGCACCTCCGCCTCGTCCGCCCGGCCGTCGACGACCCGCTTGGCCGCCGTCAGCGTCAACCGGGACCGGGCCGCAATGGTGGCCGCCAGGCCGTACACGCGCTCGCGCAGCCCGCCGGGCGGGCAGACCTCGTCCACGAGGCCCGTACGCAGCGCCTGGTCCGCGCCGATGAGCTCGGCGGAGAAGAGCAGCAGCTTCGCGGTGGACGGTCCGGCGATCTCCGCCAGCCGCCGGGTGGAGCTGAACGGATAGACGACCCCGAGCCGGGCGGGGGTGACGCCGAAGCGGGCCCCGGCCGAGGCGATGCGCAGATCGCAGGCGAGCGCGAGCTGGCATCCGCCGCCGACGCAGTAGCCCTCGATCATCGCGATCGCGGGTTTCGGAAAGGCGCCTAGTGCGCCTTCCGCGAGGATGGTCAGACCTGTGTCATCTCCTTTATCTCCGAGCTCATTTATTTCCGAGATATCGGCACCGGAGCAGAAAGTTTTACCCGCGCCGGTAAGGATGAGGACCCGCACTTTCGGATCGGCCGCCAGGTCCGCCAGGATGGCCGGAAGCGCCCGCCACATCGCGGCGCTCAGGGCGTTGCGCTTCTCCGGCCGGTTGATCG is a window of Microbispora sp. NBC_01189 DNA encoding:
- a CDS encoding enoyl-CoA hydratase/isomerase family protein; translation: MDGTDGYELGLDAHVATLTINRPEKRNALSAAMWRALPAILADLAADPKVRVLILTGAGKTFCSGADISEINELGDKGDDTGLTILAEGALGAFPKPAIAMIEGYCVGGGCQLALACDLRIASAGARFGVTPARLGVVYPFSSTRRLAEIAGPSTAKLLLFSAELIGADQALRTGLVDEVCPPGGLRERVYGLAATIAARSRLTLTAAKRVVDGRADEAEVLAWQREARESGELAEGLRAYREGRSPGFSWDAK